The following proteins are encoded in a genomic region of Procambarus clarkii isolate CNS0578487 chromosome 23, FALCON_Pclarkii_2.0, whole genome shotgun sequence:
- the LOC123763927 gene encoding membrane protein BRI3, translated as MEQKPPAYHPNNPAAAGPPPPYSASPPIRFQPHTQTVYMQQQPHSSVVTTQPMMAPVILMAGGNCPACRAGILRNDFTCCGIWIAVLFFPLGILCCFLMMERRCTHCGLTFA; from the exons ATGGAGCAGAAGCCCCCAGCGTACCACCCAAATAACCCAGCAGCAG ctgggccaccaccaccatacagcgccAGCCCGCCCATCAGGTTCCAGCCCCACACTCAGACCGTTTACATGCAGCAACAACCGCACTCCTCAGTGGTGACCACCCAGCCTATGATGGCCCCAGTCATCCTGATGGCGGGGGGTAACTGCCCCGCTTGTAGG GCCGGGATCCTCAGGAACGACTTCACATGTTGTGGCATCTGGATAGCCGTCCTGTTCTTCCCGCTGGGCATCTTGTGCTGCTTCCTCATGATGGAGAGACGCTGCACCCACTGCGGCCTCACCTTTGCGTAG